The nucleotide sequence ATCAAGACGCGGTGGGCGTAGTTACCTATGTTATCCGCTAGCTCTGAATTCACCTTAATTTGAAACTCCTTAAAGCTGAAGTCGCTGTCCCTCATGGAGTTAGCAGCCTTAAAGCAAGCATAGTATCTTAAGTAGTCAGCTGGATATTGTTTAAGAAGGTAACGGAGCGGTATTAGCCACCCCCTGCTCTTAGACATCTTCTCCCCCTCGAGGGTAAGATAACCGTTTACCACGTACTTTGATGGAAGCCTGTAGCCAGCTGCCATCAGCATGGCTGGCCAGAATATGAAGTGATGGTACACTATGTCTTTACCTATGAAGTGGACTATCCTAGCCTCATCGCTCTTCCAGTAGTCCTCCCAATTTTTGCCTACTCGCCTACAGTAGTTTACGGTTGATGCTACGTATCCTATTGGAGCGTCCCACCATACGTAAACGAACTGGTTGCTTGCGGCCTCCTCGAAGGGCAGCTTGAAGCCCCAGTAATCCTCGCGGGTAATGTCCCAGTCCTCGAGCCCAGACCTAATCCAGCTCAGTACGTAGTTGACGACTTCCCTGGGGAAGTCTTCGGGCGAAGCTGAGGTAAGCCACTCTTCAAGGGTCTTGGCAAACTCACTGAGCTTAAAGAAGAAGTGTAAGGCCTTTCTCTCGACCGGGCGAGAGTTACATAGAACGCACCTAGGCTCTACTATCTTGCCTGTCTCAATTACCCTGCCGCAACGCTCGCAGAGATCACTAAACTGGTCTTCTGCCCTGCAGTATGGGCAGGTCCCTACGATGAATCTGTCAGGCAGGTATTTTGCATCGTGTTCGCAATAGTACTGCTTAACCTCCTTTACGTATATGAGCCCCTTCTCCTTAGCAGCCTTCAAAAACTCCTCAGTTAACTCTCGGTTCTCCTCGCTATGCGTACGGTGGTAGTTATCAAATGAAATGTTCAGTAGCTTAAAGTCCTCCATGTGGTGTTCATGGTAGTACGTCGCGTACTCCATGGGCGTCTTATTGGCCCTACGTGCTGATACCTCTATGGGCGTTCCATGGTCGTCACTTCCACAGACGAAGAGTACATCGAATCCCTGGAGCCTCTTAAAGCGAGCGTAAATATCAGCTGGAATATACGTACTTACAGCGTGCCCTATGTGGAGGAAGCCGTTAGCATATGGGAGAGCAGCGGTTATTGTAAACCTCTTAACCATGCGCGCCTGACACCATTAAAGTTAAGGGGGACTTAAATTTTCAGTTATTGAGGTAGACGTCCGTGGGTGGCTTCGCCATTTGGCTAACTGGCATCCCTTCCTCAGGAAAGAGCACCATAGCGAAGAGGCTCGAGGAGGAGCTCAGGGCTCATGGAGTTGATGTAGAGGTGTTAGAATCAGACGAAGTTAGGAAGCATCTTACTCCACGCCCCACCTACACTGAGGAGGAGAGAGACGCTTTTTACTCAGCCCTAGTCTTCATCGGTGAGCTCCTAGCTAAGCACGGCATTAGTGTGATCTTCGACGCTACAGCTAATAAGAGGGCTTACCGAGATGAGGCTAGGAGGAGGATTAAGAAGTTCGTAGAGGTCTACGTCAAGTGCCCGCTAGATGAAGCTATGCGCAGGGACTCAAAGGGCTTATACAAGAAGGCTCTTAGAGGTGAAATTACGAGCCTCCCAGGGCTTCAAGTTCCATACGAGGAACCGCTAAACCCTGAGGTAGTGGTTGATACTTCAAGGACGGAGCCTGAGAAGGCTGTCGAGGCTATCATAGTTAAGCTAAGGGAGGGGAGCTTCTTATAAGAAGGATCGCCTACCTATGAAGTTATGAGCTGAGTCTGAGAGGAGTTAGCTGTGAGGAAGCTTGAGCATAGAGCTCTTGAAAAGCTCCTCTCATCCATCTTTAATGGGCCAGTCGAAGTCCTGGAGGTTAAGCCAATGGGCAGCGCAGAGAGCGATATTAAGGGCTTCGGCTATGGGGTCCCTCACGCCATTAAGTTTAGGGCGGGCCGAGAAGTTAAGGAGGCGGTTCTTCAATCTATGAAGCCGGACCACTTTGGCCACGAGCATCGGGCCGATAGAGCTCAGTCTCTCCTCTGGGCATTTGACGCTTACTCTAAGCTACCTAGACACGTCGTAGCGCTAGACGTGGGGGTGTTTACATCAAGAGGCGAGCTAGTTAGCCTAAGGGACTACGAAGAGTTTTTTCTGCTTGTAGAGAAGGCTGAAGGCACTGAGTACTGGAGAGATCTTGAAGAGGTGGGGTTAAGAGGCTATGCAACTGAGCTCGATAAGCATCGCTGCCAAGCCCTAGCGCACTACATCGCAGAGGTTCACGCTGAGAGCTTAAACGAGCCTGAGCTCTATGTCAGAAGAGTTAGGGAGCTGCTGGGGCACGGGGAGTGCATTATGGGGATAGTAGATAGCTACCCTAGAGACTTTGAGTATGTATCGAGGGGGTGGTTTAGGGATCTTGAGAAGCTATGTATCGAGTGGAGGTGGAGGTTGAAGGAGAGGACGCATAGGCTCAAGAGGGTGCACG is from Candidatus Nezhaarchaeota archaeon and encodes:
- the metG gene encoding methionine--tRNA ligase, coding for MVKRFTITAALPYANGFLHIGHAVSTYIPADIYARFKRLQGFDVLFVCGSDDHGTPIEVSARRANKTPMEYATYYHEHHMEDFKLLNISFDNYHRTHSEENRELTEEFLKAAKEKGLIYVKEVKQYYCEHDAKYLPDRFIVGTCPYCRAEDQFSDLCERCGRVIETGKIVEPRCVLCNSRPVERKALHFFFKLSEFAKTLEEWLTSASPEDFPREVVNYVLSWIRSGLEDWDITREDYWGFKLPFEEAASNQFVYVWWDAPIGYVASTVNYCRRVGKNWEDYWKSDEARIVHFIGKDIVYHHFIFWPAMLMAAGYRLPSKYVVNGYLTLEGEKMSKSRGWLIPLRYLLKQYPADYLRYYACFKAANSMRDSDFSFKEFQIKVNSELADNIGNYAHRVLILIYRMFNGRVPSPAVMDSEDEAFASLIKSLPGDLEALYEEADFTKVGGRLLEAFSKANGYLNLKEPWRRVKEAPGEAGTTLYLSINFLRDSMVAMYPVIPETSVKVLSFIYNDQPLELSWSSLGTFAVKPGWKIAKPTPVVRKISNEEIAEDVDRLKRGFKWEGPAST
- a CDS encoding phosphotransferase gives rise to the protein MRKLEHRALEKLLSSIFNGPVEVLEVKPMGSAESDIKGFGYGVPHAIKFRAGREVKEAVLQSMKPDHFGHEHRADRAQSLLWAFDAYSKLPRHVVALDVGVFTSRGELVSLRDYEEFFLLVEKAEGTEYWRDLEEVGLRGYATELDKHRCQALAHYIAEVHAESLNEPELYVRRVRELLGHGECIMGIVDSYPRDFEYVSRGWFRDLEKLCIEWRWRLKERTHRLKRVHGDFHPWNVLFREGVEFTVLDRSRGEYGEPADDVAAMTINYLFFSLMKYGDLKGSYEELFNLFFNEYLRATRDEELLEVIQPFYTWRALVIASPVWYPTLSAKVRRALLNLAMNVLKLDKFDVKSVRSYLGDSSWNY
- the cysC gene encoding adenylyl-sulfate kinase, which translates into the protein MGGFAIWLTGIPSSGKSTIAKRLEEELRAHGVDVEVLESDEVRKHLTPRPTYTEEERDAFYSALVFIGELLAKHGISVIFDATANKRAYRDEARRRIKKFVEVYVKCPLDEAMRRDSKGLYKKALRGEITSLPGLQVPYEEPLNPEVVVDTSRTEPEKAVEAIIVKLREGSFL